Proteins found in one Asterias amurensis chromosome 13, ASM3211899v1 genomic segment:
- the LOC139945847 gene encoding uncharacterized protein, with product MSAEKERRYQELYKNRFVNPIDQGVGRRTGWVLNKEVRKDSEGFEVFDDYWSDSGEESIEDLSLHANKENKEKRYKLSSPIKHMLPFTPSSRGGSTDAEPLSDIPPKKVQSNSFAIAEPHSDSIVAESGQTRGNNASESQQLTQPETSEEVAVSKGGVVDDVATATPTREEGGIQESDITGSIIKGGTSFLAPHSALQEFKTKTRLQFDDDVEDPPRRRSTRSKPAREKGLDNLSEEGSTSEDTIKASQSSEGSQELKTATETSSASAGEEQPQKKSFSLIQESASLQELTSKTIKGVSPATERQTSLLVDKEESLVSDVGSTHQTLEKERVITAEASRAASQPSAIRNDSITQEQRKSVGITKETAKSTRRRRKPNKMHVEEDGDLSGEEGMFISLQKSLVNRHDGTKEAVSDLITSVLSDQSFQDADDEGVIDIVQNDRSYKSTRTRKSRGTSKAKGGSLAQDEPVSKTRKRKGRPRQSDKQDMSKAELIDGAVEEVLPVPEPEPVQSNQGGMPRASSEDSDINVTKSTASSRSSRTRKSKKTTGEATSGSGEGSQESQQSGTVVANKSQNRSRSRPTKKTKQNSTVAADEMSSTGTDEERGQRTRRKPRGRKVAVVVGDEVAVDVGGEVAVDVGGEDIGMVDGDSGGDAVDSISSGKTKRQRNRSDKTKKGSESSLVYVKEVESSTVFNSSGANHTIEVNNDEALREVIPQEQIPNHTSFRKSLGNKRASVHFGSVYVVSSDTDGVEATPGSIPSTSLAAPDDDDSLPRKRFKGTPGANRSQNHSIAAIDATQPNEWSRKRSIENGSEVVAATKKPGEPTRGRKGRRGKRKLYSGDLSTTVLIEPSQRLSQSSTQSTADVYDIDSSIPPEAEGSFKVPQGSLSSGRGKGRGRSRGKGRGRGKATRLDSTKDAASETQVKPASDAVMDFLSKYEYEKSGESAESSDDPSESPLESSDGANREATHSAITPKTLSTTVYPEPTPRSILKDPKKQTNNRQKKNLQLQFFEVPKAKAIIVQPDHDENGQRRTRRNRVRPLEFWRNERAVYQRRMSGGFALAGVDSPAVSSPEHRPQRAERGKKKLPHTPADLSMHGTPPPGGKVAEHPAMTVVNPDTQEEVVVDTVKTAKMYKFVGPSGKEATNEDPITLCKCISQKAFSSGILTIRPLSEKGLQLVRNDTMVFYITRGKVAVTIHHTTSIMQNGDMFFVPQGNLYNVKNLRRDEAKLVFFQHKG from the exons ACGCACTGGTTGGGTGTTGAACAAAGAGGTACGCAAAGACAGTGAGGGCTTTGAGGTGTTTGATGACTACTGGTCTGACTCTG GTGAAGAAAGTATTGAAGATCTATCTCTTCATgcaaacaaagaaaataaagaaaaacggTATAAG CTGAGTTCACCTATCAAGCATATGCTACCCTTCACACCGAGCTCCCGTGGTGGAAGCACAGATGCCGAACCTCTCTCAGACATCCCGCCCAAGAAGGTGCAGTCAAATTCTTTTGCAATCGCAGAGCCCCACTCTGACTCGATAGTCGCCGAGAGCGGCCAGACCAGAGGGAACAACGCCTCAGAGTCTCAACAACTGACACAGCCGGAAACCAGTGAGGAGGTTGCCGTCAGTAAAGGTGgtgttgttgatgatgttgcCACAGCAACACCAACTCGAGAGGAGGGAGGGATACAGGAGTCAGATATCACAGGGAGTATCATCAAGGGTGGGACGTCGTTCCTAGCGCCTCATTCTGCCCTGCAGGAGTTCAAGACAAAAACAAG GTTACAGTTTGATGATGATGTGGAGGACCCACCGAGACGAAGATCAACTCGCTCAAAGCCCGCTAGAGAGAAGGGTCTTGACAACCTGAGCGAAGAAGGCAGCACTTCAGAGGATACAATAAAAGCATCTCAGTCTAGCGAGGGTTCGCAGGAGCTAAAGACAGCAACGGAGACTTCTTCGGCTTCGGCAGGAGAAGAGCAACCACAGAAGAAAAGTTTTTCTCTGATTCAGGAAAGTGCATCCTTGCAAGAGCTGACATCTAAGACGATTAAAGGGGTGTCTCCGGCCACTGAGAGACAGACATCCTTGTTGGTGGATAAAGAAGAGAGTCTGGTATCTGATGTCGGTTCAACTCATCAAACTTTGGAGAAAGAAAG AGTAATTACAGCAGAAGCCTCTAGGGCTGCTTCACAGCCAAGTGCCATCAGAAATGACAGTATAACTCAGGAGCAAAGGAAGTCTGTTGGCATCACGAAAGAGACAGCAAAGTCGACCAGACGACGGAGGAAGCCAAACAAGATGCATGTAGAGGAGGACGGAGATCTCTCAGGAGAGGAAGGGatgtttatatcgctccaaaagTCTCTGGTCAACCGGCACGATGGGACCAAGGAGGCAGTGTCAGATTTGATCACGAGTGTCCTGAGTGATCAGTCATTCCAGGATGCCGACGATGAAGGGGTCATCGACATCGTTCAGAATGACCGCTCCTACAAATCAACCCGGACAAGAAAGAGCAGAGGTACTTCAAAAGCTAAGGGTGGATCTTTAGCCCAGGATGAGCCGGTTTCTAAAACCAGGAAGAGGAAAGGAAGACCAAGACAAAGTGACAAACAGGACATGTCCAAAGCGGAGTTGATTGATGGTGCAGTTGAAGAGGTGTTGCCAGTGCCAGAGCCTGAGCCTGTTCAGTCAAACCAAGGAGGCATGCCACGTGCCTCAAGTGAAgacagtgatatcaatgttacaaAATCAACAGCTTCCTCACGATCCTCAAGGACGCGTAAATCAAAGAAGACTACAGGAGAAGCTACCAGTGGCAGTGGAGAAGGTAGCCAAGAGTCGCAGCAGTCAGGAACAGTTGTTGCCAACAAGAGTCAAAATCGATCTAGGAGTAGACCAACTAAAAAGACAAAGCAGAACTCAACTGTTGCAGCAGATGAAATGAGCTCCACGGGAACTGATGAAGAACGAGGTCAAAGAACGCGGAGGAAGCCTAGAGGAAGGAAGGTAGCAGTTGTTGTCGGAGATGAGGTTGCAGTCGATGTTGGAGGTGAGGTTGCAGTCGATGTCGGAGGTGAGGACATTGGTATGGTAGATGGAGACTCTGGTGGGGATGCGGTTGATAGCATATCAAGTGGTAAGACAAAAAGGCAAAGGAACAGGTCTGATAAAACCAAGAAAGGTTCTGAATCTAGTCTTGTGTATGTCAAGGAAGTAGAGTCATCCACTGTCTTCAACTCATCAGGCGCTAATCACACAATAGAGGTCAACAACGATGAAGCGCTGAGAGAGGTCATACCCCAAGAGCAGATCCCAAACCACACATCCTTTAGGAAATCCCTCGGAAATAAACGTGCCAGTGTTCACTTTGGCAGTGTTTATGTAGTCTCGTCAGACACAGATGGTGTTGAAGCCACTCCGGGAAGCATTCCATCCACGTCTCTCGCCGCTCCAGATGATGATGACAGTCTCCCAAGAAAGAGGTTCAAAGGGACACCTGGAGCAAACCGAAGCCAGAACCACTCAATCGCAGCCATTGATGCTACTCAACCCAATGAGTGGTCTAGAAAGAGGAGCATCGAGAATGGGTCAGAGGTCGTTGCAGCAACGAAGAAGCCAGGGGAGCCAACAAGAGGCAGAAAGGGAAGACGAGGCAAGAGGAAGCTATACTCTGGAGATCTCTCTACCACCGTCCTAATTGAACCCTCTCAGAGATTATCTCAGAGTAGCACCCAATCCACAGCTGACGTCTACGATATTGACTCTAGCATCCCTCCTGAGGCAGAGGGTTCGTTCAAAGTTCCACAAGGAAGCTTGTCGTCGGGACGGGGAAAGGGACGAGGTAGAAGCAGAGggaaggggagggggagggggaaagCAACAAGGTTGGACTCCACTAAAGATGCCGCATCAGAGACTCAAG TCAAACCAGCCAGTGATGCAGTGATGGATTTTCTGAGCAAGTATGAGTATGAGAAGTCCGGTGAGTCAGCAGAGTCGAGCGACGATCCCTCAGAGAGTCCCTTGGAGAGTTCAGATGGAGCCAACAGGGAGGCCACTCACTCTGCGATCACTCCCAAGACACTGTCCACAACGG TCTACCCAGAGCCGACACCTCGCTCCATCCTGAAGGATCCGAAAAAGCAAACCAATAATCGACAGAAGAAGAACCTACAGCTGCAGTTCTTTGAAGTTCCCAAGGCCAAAGCAATTATAG ttcAACCAGATCATGATGAGAACGGTCAACGCAGGACAAGGCGTAACAGAGTGCGCCCTCTGGAGTTTTGGCGCAATGAGAGAGCGGTCTACCAACGTAGGATGTCCGGTGGTTTCGCTCTAGCCGGGGTAGATTCACCGGCGGTAAGCAGTCCCGAACATCGCCCTCAAAGGGCAGAAAGAG gCAAGAAGAAACTGCCACATACTCCTGCTGATCTATCCATGCATGGAACCCCACCCCCGGGGGGTAAAGTGGCAGAACACCCAGCAATGACGGTGGTAAACCCGGACACACAAGAAGAGGTAGTAGTGG acACTGTAAAGACGGCCAAGATGTACAAGTTTGTTGGGCCGAGCGGCAAAGAGGCAACTAATGAAGACCCAATAACACTCTGCAAGTGTATCTCACAGAAAGCCTTCTCCTCAG GCATTCTGACCATCCGGCCATTAAGCGAGAAGGGATTACAGCTCGTTCGTAATGACACCATGGTATTCTACATCACTAGAGGCAAGGTAGCGGTTACCATCCACCATACTACCAGTATCATGCAGAACGGAGACATGTTCTTTGTGCCGCAAG GTAACTTGTACAACGTGAAGAATCTGCGACGTGACGAGGCCAAGCTTGTTTTCTTCCAGCACAAAGGCTGA